In Fusarium oxysporum Fo47 chromosome VII, complete sequence, the following proteins share a genomic window:
- a CDS encoding ABC-2 type transporter-domain-containing protein — MDITPNEKPPTPKGDTKGEDKTSSSDEASQSEEMVRRHSIVRDLARQYTNTSAHFQGIQADLFNAADPDSPFNPQSEKFNARAWAKSVSKFMGDNGSGFRQSGICFENMNVFGYGAETDYQKDVGNIWLSIPGMVREVFQPTAGKRRIDILRGFDGVVNAGEMLVVLGPPGSGCSTFLKSLSGETNGIYIDDKTYFNYNGITSEEMHKYHKGETIYTAEVDVHFPMLSVGDTLTFAARARCPQNLPKNINHNQYSDHMRDVVMAMYGISHTVNTQVGDNYIRGVSGGERKRVTIAEATLSNAPFQCWDNSTRGLDSANAVEFCKTLRLQSELFGQTCAVSIYQAPQSAYDLFDKALVIYEGRQIFFGRADEAKQYFINLGFKCPDRQTTPDFLTSMTAPAERVVRPGFEGKVPRTPDEFAACWKESREYQLVRSEIDTYKNLYPLNGPAAEAFRENKKSAQAKGQRPKSPFTLSYMQQVQLCLWRGWKRLVGSPGVTIFALIANTCTAFIASSLFYNMQPTTDDFFKRGAVLFLAVLSNAFSSALEILTQYAQRPIVEKHARYAFYHASAEAFASVLVDMPYKISNSIIFNLILYFMTNLNREAGAFFFYLLVSFIMVLAMSGIFRSIITNMHLSASLSRTLSQAMVPASLLILALVIFAGFVIPTDYMLGWCRWINYLDPVAYAFESLMVNEFSGRNFTCTAFVPSNSVAGYENAGGLNRACTTVGSVPGSSIVSGDAFLNVKYKYFHAHKWRNVGIIIAMTIFNHIVYITATEYISAKKSKGEVLVFRRSHMPTSTKSKADPESAVAGPVPTAEKYNNENANIQRSTSVFHWNNVCYDIKIKGQPRRILDNVDGWVKPGTLTALMGVSGAGKTTLLDCLADRISMGVITGEMLVDGKIRDSSFQRKTGYVQQQDLHLETSTVREALTFSALLRQPASTPRSEKIAYVDEVIKLLDMQEYADAVVGVLGEGLNVEQRKRLTIGVELAAKPPLLLFVDEPTSGLDSQTSWAILDLLEKLSKAGQSILCTIHQPSAMLFQRFDRLLFLAKGGRTIYFGDIGENSETLTNYFVKNGSDPCPKGENPAEWMLEVIGAAPGSHTEIDWHQVWRQGPEYQGVQTELQRLKAEGEARNEPHDSNSEDYREFAAPFWEQLRVAGYRVFQQYWRTPSYIYSKAALVIQLGLFIGLVFLNAPLSIQGLQNQMFAIFQVLTVFGQLVQGQMPHFVTQRSLYEVRERPSKAYSWKVFMLSQIVAEIPWNSLMSVILFVLIYYPVGFQKNAEFAGQTAERGGLMWLLFWQFLIFTCTFANMCISIVDTAEAGGNIANVLFMMCLLFCGVLASPSNMPGFWIFMYRVSPFTYLVSAILSTGLANTHVTCAANEYTKLQPPSGEACQQYLGTYIDKMGGYLLDPNATSECNFCPIKDTNVFLTSLSSSYDHRWRDFGIGMVYIVFNIFGALFLYWLVRMPKNKNKAKK, encoded by the exons ATGGACATTACACCGAACGAGAAACCCCCGACTCCCAAGGGAGACACCAAGGGGGAGGATAAGACAAGCTCGAGCGATGAGGCGTCCCAAAGCGAGGAGATGGTCCGCCGACACTCCATCGTGCGCGATCTCGCTCGTCAATACACCAACACATCGGCTCACTTCCAAGGCATTCAGGCAGATCTCTTCAATGCAGCCGATCCCGATTCTCCCTTCAACCCTCAAAGCGAAAAGTTCAACGCTAGAGCTTGGGCCAAGTCTGTGTCCAAGTTTATGGGCGACAATGGCTCTGGCTTTCGACAGAGCGGTATTTGCTTTGAGAACATGAACGTCTTTGGCTACGGTGCTGAGACAGACTACCAAAAGGATGTTGGTAACATCTGGCTGAGTATTCCAGGCATGGTGCGAGAAGTCTTTCAACCCACCGCAGGTAAGCGAAGGATCGATATTCTTCGTGGCTTTGACGGTGTTGTCAATGCCGGAGAAATGCTCGTTGTTCTCGGCCCCCCTGGCTCAGGATGTTCTACATTCCTCAAGTCATTATCCGGCGAGACCAACGGTATCTACATAGACGACAAGACATACTTCAACTACAACGGTATCACCTCCGAGGAGATGCACAAGTATCACAAGGGTGAAACCATCTACACCGCTGAAGTCGATGTTCACTTCCCTATGCTTTCGGTCGGCGACACACTCACCTTTGCCGCGCGCGCTCGATGCCCTCAGAACTTGCCCAAGAATATCAACCACAACCAGTACAGCGACCACATGCGAGATGTTGTCATGGCCATGTACGGCATCAGCCACACCGTCAACACGCAGGTTGGTGATAATTACATCCGAGGTGTATCAGGAGGAGAACGAAAGCGCGTAACCATCGCCGAAGCAACACTCTCAAACGCACCCTTCCAGTGCTGGGATAACTCAACCCGAGGTTTAGATTCCGCCAACGCGGTCGAGTTCTGCAAAACCCTCCGTTTACAATCCGAGCTGTTCGGTCAGACATGCGCTGTCTCTATCTATCAAGCTCCCCAGTCAGCGTACGATCTGTTTGACAAGGCCCTCGTTATTTACGAAGGACGCCAGATCTTCTTCGGACGCGCCGACGAGGCGAAGCAGTACTTTATCAATCTCGGCTTCAAGTGTCCCGATCGTCAAACCACGCCCGACTTCCTTACTTCCATGACTGCACCAGCCGAGCGCGTCGTGCGTCCTGGCTTCGAGGGCAAGGTCCCGCGCACACCCGATGAGTTCGCCGCGTGCTGGAAGGAATCCCGCGAGTATCAGCTCGTCCGCTCCGAGATCGACACCTACAAGAATCTCTATCCGCTCAACGGTCCCGCCGCCGAGGCGTTCCGCGAGAACAAAAAGTCCGCCCAGGCAAAGGGCCAGCGTCCCAAGTCCCCCTTCACCCTGTCGTACATGCAGCAAGTCCAACTCTGCCTCTGGCGAGGCTGGAAGCGTCTCGTCGGTTCACCGGGTGTTACAATCTTTGCGCTTATAGCAAATACGTGCACAGCATTTAtcgcttcttctctcttctaCAACATGCAGCCCACAACGgatgacttcttcaaacGCGGTGCtgttctcttcctcgccgtCTTGTCCAACGCCTTCTCATCTGCTCTCGAGATTCTGACTCAGTATGCTCAACGTCCTATTGTTGAGAAACATGCGCGCTACGCTTTTTACCATGCTTCTGCCGAGGCCTTTGCTTCTGTTCTGGTTGATATGCCGTACAAGATCagtaatagtattatattcAACCTCATTCTTTACTTCATGACGAATCTTAACAGGGAGGCGGGTGCATTCTTTTTCTACCTCCTTGTTTCATTCATCATGGTCCTCGCCATGTCTGGTATTTTCCGATCTAT CATCACTAACATGCATCTCAGTGCTTCACTCTCTCGCACCCTCTCACAGGCCATGGTTCCCGCTTCGCTCCTGATTCTTGCCCTCGTCATTTTCGCCGGCTTCGTCATTCCAACCGACTACATGCTCGGATGGTGTCGATGGATCAATTATCTCGATCCAGTCGCTTACGCCTTCGAGTCCCTCATGGTCAACGAGTTCTCCGGCCGCAACTTCACCTGCACGGCCTTCGTCCCTAGCAACTCTGTCGCCGGATACGAGAATGCAGGCGGCTTGAACCGAGCTTGTACAACTGTTGGCAGTGTTCCTGGCAGCTCTATAGTTAGCGGCGATGCTTTCCTCAACGTAAAGTACAAGTACTTCCACGCTCACAAGTGGCGCAATGTCggtatcatcatcgccatgaCCATCTTCAACCACATTGTCTACATCACCGCTACCGAGTACATCTCTGCCAAGAAGTCAAAGGGTGAAGTCCTCGTCTTCCGTCGCAGCCACATGCCCACttccaccaagtccaaggctgACCCCGAGTCTGCTGTCGCTGGCCCTGTTCCCACCGCTGAGAAGTACAACAACGAGAACGCCAACATTCAGCGCTCCACTAGCGTCTTCCACTGGAACAATGTGTGCTACgacatcaagatcaagggcCAACCACGACGTATTCTCGACAATGTTGACGGATGGGTCAAACCAGGAACTCTCACAGCTCTCATGGGTGTATCAGGTGCCGGAAAGACCACTTTGCTCGACTGTCTCGCCGATCGAATCTCAATGGGCGTCATCACCGGTGAAATGCTCGTCGATGGCAAGATCCGTGACTCATCATTCCAGCGAAAAACAGGATACGTGCAGCAGCAAGATCTTCACCTCGAGACCAGCACCGTCCGTGAAGCCTTGACTTtctctgctcttcttcgccaGCCTGCCTCCACACCGCGCTCCGAGAAGATCGCCTACGTTGATGAAGTCATCAAGCTGTTGGACATGCAAGAGTATGCCGACGCAGTCGTTGGTGTCCTCGGCGAGGGTCTCAACGTTGAACAGCGCAAGCGTCTTAccattggtgttgagctcGCCGCCAAGCCTCCCCTGCTTCTCTTCGTCGACGAACCTACTTCCGGTCTTGACTCACAGACGTCCTGGGCTAttctcgatcttctcgagaagctctccAAGGCAGGCCAGTCTATCTTGTGTACCATCCATCAACCGTCCGCAATGCTCTTCCAGCGCTTTGAccgtcttctcttcctcgcaAAGGGCGGACGCACCATCTACTTTGGCGACATTGGCGAGAACTCGGAGACCTTGACCAACTACTTTGTCAAGAACGGCTCTGATCCTTGCCCCAAGGGTGAAAACCCTGCTGAGTGGATGCTGGAGGTCATCGGCGCGGCGCCTGGTTCACATACTGAGATTGATTGGCATCAAGTTTGGCGTCAGGGTCCCGAGTATCAGGGTGTTCAGACTGAGCTTCAGCGTCTCAAGGCTGAGGGTGAGGCCCGCAACGAGCCCCACGATAGCAACTCTGAGGATTACCGCGAGTTTGCTGCGCCTTTCTGGGAGCAGCTTCGTGTTGCTGGTTATCGAGTCTTCCAACAGTACTGGCGCACTCCCTCTTACATCTACTCCAAGGCTGCTCTCGTCATCCAACTCGGTCTCTTCATTGGTCTCGTCTTCCTTAACGCTCCGTTGTCCATTCAGGGCCTGCAGAACCAAATGTTTGCTATCTTTCAGGTCCTCACAGTCTTCGGTCAACTCGTTCAAGGACAG ATGCCTCACTTTGTTACCCAACGCTCCCTCTACGAAGTCCGCGAACGCCCCTCCAAGGCATACAGCTGGAAGGTATTCATGCTCTCTCAGATCGTTGCTGAGATCCCATGGAACTCTCTCATGTCCGTCATCTTGTTTGTCCTCATCTACTATCCCGTTGGATTCCAGAAGAACGCCGAATTCGCTGGCCAGACTGCCGAGCGAGGTGGTCTCATGTGGCTTCTCTTCTGGCAattcctcatcttcacatgTACATTCGCCAACATGTGTATCTCTATCGTCGATACCGCCGAAGCCGGAGGTAACATTGCCAATGTTCTCTTCATGATGTGCCTGCTCTTCTGTGGTGTCTTAGCGTCACCTTCCAACATGCCCGGCTTCTGGATCTTTATGTATCGAGTGTCTCCGTTCACGTATCTGGTGTCTGCCATCTTGTCGACCGGTCTCGCCAACACACACGTCACTTGCGCGGCCAATGAGTACACCAAGCTCCAACCTCCCAGCGGCGAGGCCTGCCAACAGTATCTCGGGACGTACATTGACAAGATGGGTGGCTACCTCCTCGACCCCAACGCCACTTCGGAATGTAACTTCTGCCCCATCAAGGATACCAACGTTTTCCTCACGTCCCTCAGTTCCAGCTACGACCACCGATGGAGGGACTTTGGTATTGGAATGGTGTACattgtcttcaacatctttggAGCCTTATTCCTTTACTGGCTTGTTCGCATgcccaagaacaagaacaaggccaagaagtaA